The Pseudomonas berkeleyensis genome includes a region encoding these proteins:
- a CDS encoding SMI1/KNR4 family protein, whose translation MEEVIEQLRELNEPVPVPLELPDEETLVEIQEQILIHLPFELREFLLKVSDVVYGRLEPVTASDPHSHTYLPEVTSVAWDLGLPRDLVPLCQDGRNYYAVDVEGQVWLWDGDEGELTDESWDSVWHWCRDVWLES comes from the coding sequence GTGGAAGAAGTCATCGAACAGCTGCGCGAACTCAACGAGCCGGTACCGGTGCCGCTGGAGCTGCCGGACGAGGAAACCCTGGTGGAGATTCAGGAGCAGATCCTCATCCACCTGCCCTTCGAACTACGTGAGTTTCTGCTCAAGGTCAGCGACGTGGTCTACGGCCGCCTGGAACCGGTGACCGCCAGCGACCCGCACTCGCACACCTACTTGCCGGAGGTCACTTCGGTAGCCTGGGATCTCGGCCTGCCCCGCGACCTGGTGCCGCTGTGCCAGGACGGCCGCAACTATTACGCGGTGGACGTGGAAGGCCAGGTCTGGCTGTGGGACGGCGACGAAGGCGAACTGACCGACGAGAGCTGGGACTCGGTCTGGCACTGGTGCCGGGACGTCTGGCTGGAAAGCTGA
- a CDS encoding sensor histidine kinase, with product MSGLDLSTIIASTVHDMKNSLAQLGQAHARWLAQLPDELQHTPERGVIEYETARLNGMLVQLLGLYKLEVNQLPLYPSHHELDDFIQAQLARHRDVLDSRGIQARGEVSEFDLMGFFDQELLGSVLGNVIANAIRYARSALLISASEQDGELLLYVNDDGAGYPQQMLERQGDYILGLSQSSGSTGLGLYFAARIAQLHQRDGRRGRVELSNGGPLGGGEFRIYLP from the coding sequence ATGAGCGGGCTCGACCTCAGCACCATCATCGCCTCTACCGTGCATGACATGAAGAATTCCCTGGCACAGTTGGGCCAGGCGCATGCGCGCTGGCTCGCGCAACTGCCAGACGAGCTGCAACATACCCCCGAGCGCGGCGTGATCGAGTACGAAACGGCGCGCCTGAACGGCATGCTGGTGCAGTTGCTCGGCCTTTACAAACTGGAGGTCAACCAGCTGCCGCTGTACCCGTCGCATCACGAGCTGGACGACTTCATCCAGGCGCAGCTGGCGCGCCACCGCGACGTGCTCGACAGCCGTGGCATCCAGGCGCGCGGCGAGGTCAGCGAATTCGATCTAATGGGCTTCTTCGATCAGGAGCTGCTGGGCTCGGTGCTGGGCAACGTGATCGCCAATGCCATCCGCTATGCCCGCAGCGCCCTGCTGATCAGCGCCAGCGAGCAGGACGGCGAGCTGCTGCTGTACGTCAACGACGATGGCGCCGGCTATCCTCAGCAAATGCTCGAGCGCCAGGGCGACTACATCCTCGGCCTCAGCCAGAGCAGTGGCAGCACCGGCCTGGGTCTGTACTTCGCCGCACGCATCGCCCAATTGCACCAGCGCGATGGCCGTCGTGGGCGAGTCGAACTGAGCAACGGCGGCCCGCTCGGTGGTGGCGAGTTTCGCATCTATCTGCCCTGA
- a CDS encoding tetratricopeptide repeat-containing response regulator, with protein sequence MSDYSAKRFLIVDDFSDFRNSVKAMLREMGVRDVDMADRGEQAIAMCRHKRYDIILHDYNLGAGKNGLQTLEELHAARLISNQCIFVMVTAESSQAMVLSLLEHEPDAYLTKPFNLASLAQRLDKLVERKTLLKPVLQALDKRNPAEVLSACEALSKQDKRLQPLCLKYKAGALRDLARHQELEQLLQAVLADRAMPWAFQALGALLHERGDLLRAREIYEQGLKAFPMQPGLYDGLSAVLEQQGEAKRAQQVLEDAVRISPLAMRRQMQLGKLAMHNEDFEGATKAYRSAVEQGKNSRLKSPENYLALSQALMASAGEETLGKRAQLEITQVLSELGQQYAADKAIQVRRRLMQASSLQKSAEPARAAQIAADAAAELQNLGEFLPAEVALTLVGQLQQLGQKEAGTQLLKDCLEVYGDDAKILESISRLTDDPSVFAASKEAIDFNRRGVQAYKQGQVGEALALFRRALGLQPKNISIALNAAQSMLRLGTEQPSSEWREEARSCLDGVRMIAPSDARYARYQQLRRRVFDT encoded by the coding sequence ATGTCGGATTACAGCGCCAAGCGGTTTTTGATCGTCGACGACTTTTCCGACTTTCGTAATTCGGTCAAAGCAATGCTGCGCGAGATGGGTGTCAGAGACGTGGACATGGCCGATCGTGGCGAACAGGCCATCGCCATGTGCCGGCACAAGCGCTACGACATCATTCTCCACGATTACAACCTGGGGGCCGGCAAGAACGGCCTGCAGACGCTGGAGGAGCTGCATGCCGCGCGCCTGATCAGCAATCAGTGCATCTTCGTCATGGTCACCGCCGAGAGCAGCCAGGCCATGGTGCTGAGCCTGCTCGAGCACGAGCCGGATGCCTACCTGACCAAACCCTTCAACCTGGCCAGTCTGGCTCAGCGCCTGGACAAGCTGGTGGAGCGCAAGACGCTGCTCAAGCCTGTGTTGCAGGCGCTCGACAAGCGCAATCCGGCCGAGGTGCTCAGTGCCTGCGAGGCGCTGTCCAAACAGGACAAGCGCCTGCAGCCGTTGTGTCTGAAGTACAAGGCGGGCGCGTTGCGCGACTTGGCCCGGCACCAGGAGCTCGAACAATTGCTGCAGGCGGTGCTGGCCGATCGTGCCATGCCCTGGGCCTTCCAGGCGCTGGGTGCTCTGCTGCACGAGCGTGGCGATCTGTTGCGGGCTCGCGAAATCTACGAGCAAGGCCTCAAGGCGTTCCCCATGCAACCCGGCTTGTACGACGGCTTGTCCGCCGTGCTGGAACAGCAGGGTGAGGCCAAGCGTGCACAGCAGGTGCTCGAAGATGCCGTGCGCATCTCGCCGCTGGCCATGCGCCGGCAGATGCAACTGGGCAAGCTGGCGATGCACAACGAAGACTTCGAGGGCGCCACCAAGGCCTATCGCAGCGCGGTGGAGCAGGGCAAGAATTCACGTCTGAAGAGCCCGGAAAACTACCTGGCGCTGAGTCAGGCGCTGATGGCCAGCGCGGGCGAAGAAACCCTGGGCAAGCGGGCGCAACTGGAAATCACCCAGGTGCTCAGCGAGCTGGGCCAGCAGTATGCGGCGGACAAGGCCATCCAGGTACGCCGTCGCCTGATGCAGGCGAGCAGCCTGCAGAAATCCGCCGAGCCGGCGCGTGCCGCGCAGATTGCAGCAGACGCGGCGGCGGAACTGCAGAATCTCGGCGAGTTCCTTCCGGCCGAGGTGGCCCTGACCCTGGTCGGACAGCTCCAGCAACTGGGCCAGAAGGAAGCCGGCACCCAGTTGCTCAAGGATTGCCTGGAGGTCTACGGTGACGACGCCAAGATTCTCGAATCGATCAGCCGCCTGACCGACGACCCGAGTGTCTTCGCTGCCAGCAAGGAGGCGATCGACTTCAACCGCCGGGGCGTGCAGGCCTACAAGCAGGGGCAGGTTGGCGAGGCGCTGGCGTTGTTCCGCCGGGCGCTGGGCCTGCAACCGAAGAACATCAGCATCGCTCTCAACGCGGCCCAGTCAATGTTGCGCCTGGGTACCGAGCAGCCGTCGTCCGAATGGCGCGAGGAGGCGCGCAGCTGTCTCGATGGCGTGCGCATGATCGCTCCCAGCGATGCACGCTACGCGCGCTACCAGCAACTGCGACGCAGGGTATTCGACACATGA